One part of the Eucalyptus grandis isolate ANBG69807.140 chromosome 10, ASM1654582v1, whole genome shotgun sequence genome encodes these proteins:
- the LOC104421066 gene encoding gibberellin 2-beta-dioxygenase 2, producing the protein MASSAHKQHLHFPDVHGATSAPPPTPSTLPPAPRTDSDSAAATDFLSRLIHRLPPALSLPTRLSPTTTNSNPSSSASSAAAPAAISNVSYSDEKNVSFFESLSSASSVGFFQVTGHPISPELARSAESESLALFDLPLDRKELHFPKNWPFGYERDEDDDRHGEWFVLDSLCSCSSESTELKLGSLRELALTMEKVGCEMIEWMSRAIGFENPVKEDPTRVCSLMWISKGCSDEDHEKAVVPGAGGFYPFVVGLSYQIRTQKYALLADSGTVMVSPEVGSLIVSIGDIAQVWSNGKLKKVRGRPVACGEGNGSKSASAITVSLLISLPLESTVSPLLRPENIVLHGQDDDHDQEAEAEEEGIGNSSDGEKRRDREKVKFRSFSFEDYAWRAYHERLVLSSPKDPLDRYRITNA; encoded by the exons ATGGCCTCCTCAGCCCACAAGCAGCACCTCCACTTCCCAGACGTGCACGGCGCCACCTCGGCGCCGCCGCCGACCCCATCGACTCTCCCCCCTGCCCCCAGGACAGACTCcgactccgccgccgccacggACTTCCTCTCGCGGCTCATCCACCGCCTCCCGCCGGCTCTCTCCCTCCCCACTCGCCTCTCTCCAACCACAACCAACAGCAACCCcagctcctccgcctcctccgccgccgcccctgCCGCCATCTCGAACGTGTCCTACTCGGATGAAAAGAACGTTTCCTTTTTCGAGAGCCTCTCATCGGCTTCGTCTGTAGGGTTTTTCCAGGTGACCGGTCATCCGATATCTCCGGAGCTCGCTCGCTCGGCCGAGTCGGAGTCGCTTGCTCTCTTCGACCTCCCCCTTGACCGGAAAGAGCTGCACTTCCCGAAGAACTGGCCTTTCGGGTACGAACGTGACGAAGACGACGACAGACATGGTGAGTGGTTTGTTTTGGATTCGCTGTGCTCTTGCTCTTCCGAGTCGACCGAGTTGAAGCTAGGATCGCTGCGTGAGCTCGCTCTGACGATGGAGAAAGTGGGCTGTGAGATGATAGAATGGATGTCGCGCGCGATCGGGTTCGAGAACCCGGTCAAGGAGGATCCGACCCGTGTCTGTTCGCTGATGTGGATATCCAAGGGTTGTTCCGACGAGGATCACGAGAAAGCGGTCGTGCCGGGCGCGGGCGGGTTTTACCCGTTTGTAGTCGGGTTGAGCTACCAGATTCGGACCCAGAAGTATGCTCTGTTGGCGGATTCGGGCACGGTTATGGTATCGCCGGAGGTCGGCTCCTTGATCGTTTCGATCGGTGACATTGCTCAG GTGTGGAGCAATGGGAAGCTGAAGAAGGTGAGAGGGAGGCCGGTGGCATGCGGCGAGGGCAATGGCAGCAAGTCGGCAAGCGCCATAACCGTGTCGCTGCTCATCAGCCTTCCTCTAGAAAGCACGGTCTCTCCCCTTCTTCGGCCGGAGAATATCGTGCTCCATGGCCAAGACGATGATCATGATCAAGAAGCAGAagcggaagaagaaggaatcgGCAATTCGAGCGacggagaaaagagaagagatcGAGAGAAGGTAAAGTTCAGATCTTTCTCGTTCGAGGACTATGCGTGGAGGGCGTATCACGAGCGCCTAGTCCTTTCCTCCCCCAAAGACCCGCTCGACAGATACCGCATTACCAACGCTTGA